The Bos javanicus breed banteng chromosome 21, ARS-OSU_banteng_1.0, whole genome shotgun sequence genome includes a region encoding these proteins:
- the CEP170B gene encoding centrosomal protein of 170 kDa protein B isoform X1, which yields MSAKMSVTSWFLVSSSGTRHRLPRELIFVGRDECELMLQSRSVDKQHAVINYDQDRDEHWVKDLGSLNGTFVNDVRIPDQRYVTLKLNDVIRFGYDPNMYVLERVQHRVPEEALRHEKYTSQLQVSVKTPAPKRAEAVPEQAPYCEASTPRPERGDRRPGPEAATYRTPLYGQPSWWGEDDGGSLPEDRHQDEPCPERPKDLAQQDGDLTGTPAGFRAPSEPQIYSFRREPSYFEIPTKETPPPRPPEAPVHEAPTRDAEPGGGGAGPVQSHACFTIEFDDCSPGKLKIKDHVTKFLRQRRPPGKEATPVEVVSAETKVADWLVQNDPSLLPRAGPGDDRHSTKSDLPVHARTLKGHKHEDGTQSDSEDPLAKVAGAPGVPTEASGEQARLQRQIKRDPQELLHNQQAFVIEFFDEDTPRKKRSQSFTHTPPGDPRLDRRRGPGPADRDRPAAPAPARGTGSSSGPQRAGSLKREKTEERLGSPSPATRAAARPFGSVGRRSRLAQDFAAQCLRDSSPAARPGPEKVPPTLPAPLTPRGASPAASSPPPPPPADPQVTKARKQEEDDSLSDAGTYTIETDAQDQEVEEARKMIDQVFGVLESPELSRASSAAFRPVIRGDREELGDGMAQRMAPLQEFASRPAGVTPQVELQGLLVPGSPGGQKWVSRWASLADSYSDPGLSEDGPGRRAAELEGIPPMRPRRLLPQLPSDRADSPAGPEVARRSGPGPPEVGSEQAGLLLGQEDLEPDSLSDASGSDGGRGPEPGGGPQEERRRSPQEGPAWMRGRRSPRGPGEPAPTSFFISDPSADAALPRKAPVAPGQVEGPGRAQPSAPAPAPAHDSKYVSTSGRMVIQLQTTGKPPELEGPAPAPPKEALAFVRQESFTKEPASGPAVPGQLPQIPSHPLLQDLATTRAARMDLHSQDTHLILKETETALAALEARLLSTSFEEPEGGVGSAPGPPEDSLSGDSDVDTASTVSLLSGKNGPSPTGSQPSGLQREKPPSPPAAQDLGGVSLSSARERLSEKQRRPLGPVDTGHGEPARRLAARRGHGPRGSPDWPAEDRDSSLAHPPSADTVTSDHETPGATGAARPGTRRKPMAPPPPTAAAREEQGRGSAGIQKSQQALTRSNSLSTPRATRASRLRRARLGDASDTEAADGERGPPANQEPAGRPAAEQAKKLSRLDILAMPRKRAGSFTGPSDSEAAPTRAGFSGRSVELYYPGRKPTTMAEARPTARKATNAAAVPRQPFSRARPGSARYSSPNTRRRQQGSDCTSTSEEEYGSHHGSPKHTRSHASTATQTPRAGSSGRARPRAPGLRDTDDEGEEPDPYGFIVQTAEIAEIARARPGRSPQGPAFSPTGCRLSQTLVKDVATLAREIHDVAGDGDSPGSPGPARSPSLNNVPSTPASTISAREELVQRIPEASLNFQKVPPGSLGPRDLDQNMNDRCEDALANKTRPRNREEVIFDNLMLNPVSQLSQAIRENTEHLAEKMKILFQNSGRAWEDLEARINAENEVPILKTSNKEISSILKELRRVQKQLEVINAIVDPSGNLDLLTGNRGPVGSAQVGRARPAAPGLCSPSSALPPRSFPQRTSCGTPGLPDPPFRPDFLPDAERFLI from the exons CACGAGAAGTACACCAGCCAGCTGCAGGTGAGCGTCAAGACCCCCGCGCCCAAGAGAGCTGAGGCTGTGCCAGAACAGGCACCCTACTGCGAGGCCTCGACCCCCAGGCCAGAGCGGGGGGACCGGAGACCAGGGCCAG AAGCGGCCACCTACCGCACCCCGCTGTATGGGCAGCCCTCCTGGTGGGGGGAAGACGATGGGGGCAGCCTACCTGAGGACCGGCACCAGGACGAGCCCTGCCCGG AGCGGCCCAAGGACCTGGCTCAGCAGGACGGTGATCTCACGGGGACGCCGGCCGGCTTCCGGGCCCCTTCGGAGCCTCAGATCTACTCCTTCCGGCGGGAGCCCAGCTACTTCGAGATCCCCACCAAGGAGACGCCGCCCCCACGGCCCCCAGAGGCTCCAGTGCATGAGGCGCCCACCAGGGACGCGGAacccggcgggggcggggcgggccccGTGCAGAGCCATGCCTGCTTCACCATCGAGTTTGACGACTGCAGCCCCGGCAAGCTGAAGATCAAGGACCACGTCACCAAGTTCCTGCGCCAGCGGCGGCCCCCAGGCAAGGAGGCCACGCCTGTGGAGGTGGTCTCGGCCGAGACCAAGGTGGCCGACTGGCTGGTGCAGAATGACCCGAGCCTGCTGCCCCGGGCCGGCCCCGGCGACGACCGGCACAGCACCAAGAGTGACCTGCCGGTGCACGCACGCACCCTGAAGG GTCACAAGCATGAGGACGGCACCCAGAGCGACTCAGAGGACCCCCTGGCCAAGGTGGCCGGGGCCCCCGGGGTCCCCACGGAGGCCAGCGGGGAGCAGGCGCGGCTGCAGAGGCAGATCAAGCGGGACCCCCAGGAGCTGCTGCACAACCAGCAGGCCTTCGTCATCGAGTTCTTCGACGAGGACACACCCCGAAAGAAGCGCTCCCAGTCCTTCACGCACACGCCCCCTGGGGACCCCCGGCTCGACCGGCGCCGCGGCCCTGGGCCGGCCGACAGGGACCGCCCGGctgcccccgccccagcccgAGGGACTGGCAGCAGTTCAGGGCCACAGCGGGCTGGCTCGCTCAAGCGGGAGAAGACGGAGGAGCGGCTGGGCAGCCCCTCGCCAGCCACTCGGGCCGCCGCCCGCCCCTTTGGCAGCGTGGGGCGGCGCTCCCGCCTGGCCCAGGACTTTGCAGCCCAGTGTCTGCGGGACAGCTCCCCGGCAGCCCGGCCGGGCCCCGAGAAAGTGCCCCCCACGCTGCCCGCGCCCCTGACGCCCCGTGGGGCCAGCCCCGCAGCCTCCTCCCCtccgccgcccccgcccgccgACCCCCAGGTGACGAAGGCCCGCAAGCAGGAGGAAGACGACAGCCTCAGCGACGCAGGGACCTACACCATCGAGACGGACGCACAGGACCAGGAGGTGGAGGAGGCCCGCAAGATGATTGACCAG GTCTTTGGGGTCCTCGAGTCCCCTGAACTCTCCAGAGCATCCTCGGCCGCCTTCCGCCCAGTCATCAGAGGGGACAGAGAGGAGCTTGGAGACGGGATGGCCCAGCGAATGGCCCCGCTGCAGGAGTTTGCCTCCCGGCCCGCGGGCGTGACCCCCCAGGTGGAGCTGCAG GGCCTCCTGGTACCAGGCTCCCCCGGGGGTCAGAAGTGGGTGTCCCGCTGGGCCAGCCTGGCCGACAGCTACTCAGATCCAGGCCTGTCAG AGGACGGCCCTGGGCGCAGAGCCGCGGAGCTGGAGGGGATCCCGCCAATGCGGCCACGGCGGCTGCTCCCGCAGCTGCCCAGTGACAGGGCGGACAGCCCCGCCGGCCccgaggtggccaggaggagtgGTCCTGGGCCCCCAGAGGTGGGCAGCGAACAGGCCGGCCTCCTCTTAGGCCAGGAGGACCTGGAGCCTGACAGCCTCAGTGATGCCAGCGGCTCAGACGGTGGGCGGGGCCCCGAGCCGGGCGGGGGCCCCCAGGAGGAAAGACGCAGGAGCCCCCAGGAAGGGCCGGCGTGGATGAGGGGCCGGCGCTCACCGAGGGGCCCTGGGGAGCCAGCCCCCACCTCTTTCTTCATCAGTGACCCAAGCGCAGACGCGGCCCTCCCTAGGAAGGCCCCTGTGGCTCCCGGGCAGGTGGAGGGCCCGGGGCGGGCCCAGCCCAgcgcccctgcccccgcccctgcccatGACAGCAAGTACGTCAGCACCAGCGGGAGGATGGTCATCCAGCTGcagaccacagggaagcccccagagctCGAGGGCCCTGCCCCAGCACCCCCCAAGGAGGCCTTGGCGTTTGTCCGGCAGGAAAGCTTCACCAAGGAGCCGGCCAGCGGCCCCGCGGTGCCCGGCCAGCTGCCCCAGATCCCCAGCCACCCCCTCCTGCAGGACCTGGCCACCACCCGGGCCGCACGCATGGACCTTCACTCTCAGGACACCCATCTGATCTTAAAGGAGACTGAGACGGCGCTGGCCGCCTTGGAGGCCCGACTGCTCTCCACATCCTTTGAGGAGCCGGAGGGGGGGGTGGGCAGCGCCCCTGGGCCGCCAGAGGACTCCCTGTCTGGGGATTCTGACGTGGACACAGCCAGCACCGTCAGCCTGCTCAGTGGCAAGAATGGGCCCAGCCCAACCGGCTCCCAGCCCTCGGGGCTGCAGAGGGAGAAGCCGCCATCCCCGCCAGCGGCACAGGACCTGGGGGGCGTCAGCCTGAGCAGCGCCCGCGAGCGGCTCTCGGAGAAGCAGCGTCGCCCTCTGGGCCCAGTGGACACGGGCCATGGAGAGCCGGCAAGACGCCTGGCCGCACGGCGTGGCCACGGCCCCCGGGGGTCCCCGGACTGGCCCGCCGAGGACCGCGACTCCAGCCTTGCGCACCCGCCCAGTGCTGACACGGTCACTTCTGACCACGAGACCCCTGGGGCCACGGGGGCAGCTCGGCCAGGGACGCGCCGGAAACCCATGGCCCCACCGCCCCCGACCGCCGCTGCCCGGGAGGAGCAAGGCCGAGGCTCGGCTGGCATCCAGAAGTCGCAGCAGGCACTGACCCGCTCCAACAGCCTGTCCACCCCGCGGGCCACACGGGCCTCCCGGCTGAGGCGGGCCCGGCTGGGGGACGCCTCGGACACAGAAGCAGCAGACGGTGAACGGGGGCCCCCGGCCAACCAGGAGCCCGCGGGGCGGCCGGCGGCCGAGCAGGCCAAGAAGCTGTCCCGCCTGGACATCCTGGCCATGCCCCGGAAGCGGGCCGGCTCCTTCACGGGGCCCAGTGACTCAGAGGCGGCCCCCACCCGCGCCGGCTTCTCCGGCCGCAGCGTCGAGCTGTATTACCCTGGACGCAAGCCCACCACGATGGCCGAGGCTCGGCCCACAGCCAGGAAGGCTACCAACGCCGCTGCGGTCCCCCGCCAGCCCTTCAGCAGGGCCCGCCCAGGAAGCGCCCGATACTCATCACCCA ACACGCGTCGCCGGCAACAGGGCTCCGATTGCACATCTACTTCTGAGGAGGAGTATGGCTCCCACCACGGCTCCCCTAAACACACACGCTCCCATGCCTCAACAGCCACGCAGACCCCACGGGCTGGCAGCTCCGGCCGGGCGCGACCGAGGGCCCCTGGCCTCCGGGACACGGATGACGAGGGTGAAGAGCCTGATCCCTACGGTTTCATTGTGCAGACAGCCGAGATTGCGGAGATTGCCAG ggccaggcctgggaggAGCCCACAGGGACCCGCCTTCTCTCCCACCGGCTGCAGGCTGAGCCAGACGCTGGTGAAGGATGTGGCCACCCTGGCCCGTGAGATCCACGATGTGGCTGGCGACGGTGACTCCCCAGGCTCTCCGGGGCCCGCCCGCAGCCCCTCCCTCAACAACGTGCCCAGCACTCCTGCCTCCACCATCTCTGCCCGCGAGGAG CTGGTGCAGCGCATCCCCGAGGCCAGCCTCAACTTCCAGAAGGTGCCGCCCGGCTCCCTGGGCCCTCGGGACCTGGACCAGAACATGAACGACCGCTGTGAGGACGCGCTGGCCAACAAGACTCGGCCCCGGAACCGCGAGGAG GTGATCTTCGATAACCTCATGCTGAACCCGGTGTCCCAGCTGTCCCAGGCCATCCGCGAGAACACGGAGCACCTCGCTGAGAAGATGAA GATCCTCTTCCAGAATTCAGGGCGAGCGTGGGAGGACTTGGAGGCCAGGATCAATGCCGAGAACGAGGTGCCCATCCTGAAGACGTCCAATAAG GAGATCAGTTCCATCCTCAAGGAGCTGAGGCGTGTGCAGAAGCAGCTGGAAG tcATCAATGCCATCGTGGATCCCAGCGGGAACCTGGACCTGCTAACCGGAAACCGCGGCCCTGTGGGCTCGGCGCAGGTCGGGAGAGCCCGGCCAGCCGCCCCAGGCCTGTGCTCACCCTCCTCGGCCCTGCCGCCCCGGAGCTTCCCGCAGCGAACGAGCTGCGGGACCCCCGGCCTCCCAGACCCCCCCTTCCGCCCTGACTTCCTCCCGGACGCTGAGAGGTTCCTGATCTAG
- the CEP170B gene encoding centrosomal protein of 170 kDa protein B isoform X2, producing the protein MSAKMSVTSWFLVSSSGTRHRLPRELIFVGRDECELMLQSRSVDKQHAVINYDQDRDEHWVKDLGSLNGTFVNDVRIPDQRYVTLKLNDVIRFGYDPNMYVLERVQHRVPEEALRHEKYTSQLQVSVKTPAPKRAEAVPEQAPYCEASTPRPERGDRRPGPEAATYRTPLYGQPSWWGEDDGGSLPEDRHQDEPCPERPKDLAQQDGDLTGTPAGFRAPSEPQIYSFRREPSYFEIPTKETPPPRPPEAPVHEAPTRDAEPGGGGAGPVQSHACFTIEFDDCSPGKLKIKDHVTKFLRQRRPPGKEATPVEVVSAETKVADWLVQNDPSLLPRAGPGDDRHSTKSDLPVHARTLKGHKHEDGTQSDSEDPLAKVAGAPGVPTEASGEQARLQRQIKRDPQELLHNQQAFVIEFFDEDTPRKKRSQSFTHTPPGDPRLDRRRGPGPADRDRPAAPAPARGTGSSSGPQRAGSLKREKTEERLGSPSPATRAAARPFGSVGRRSRLAQDFAAQCLRDSSPAARPGPEKVPPTLPAPLTPRGASPAASSPPPPPPADPQVTKARKQEEDDSLSDAGTYTIETDAQDQEVEEARKMIDQVFGVLESPELSRASSAAFRPVIRGDREELGDGMAQRMAPLQEFASRPAGVTPQVELQGLLVPGSPGGQKWVSRWASLADSYSDPGLSEDGPGRRAAELEGIPPMRPRRLLPQLPSDRADSPAGPEVARRSGPGPPEVGSEQAGLLLGQEDLEPDSLSDASGSDGGRGPEPGGGPQEERRRSPQEGPAWMRGRRSPRGPGEPAPTSFFISDPSADAALPRKAPVAPGQVEGPGRAQPSAPAPAPAHDSKYVSTSGRMVIQLQTTGKPPELEGPAPAPPKEALAFVRQESFTKEPASGPAVPGQLPQIPSHPLLQDLATTRAARMDLHSQDTHLILKETETALAALEARLLSTSFEEPEGGVGSAPGPPEDSLSGDSDVDTASTVSLLSGKNGPSPTGSQPSGLQREKPPSPPAAQDLGGVSLSSARERLSEKQRRPLGPVDTGHGEPARRLAARRGHGPRGSPDWPAEDRDSSLAHPPSADTVTSDHETPGATGAARPGTRRKPMAPPPPTAAAREEQGRGSAGIQKSQQALTRSNSLSTPRATRASRLRRARLGDASDTEAADGERGPPANQEPAGRPAAEQAKKLSRLDILAMPRKRAGSFTGPSDSEAAPTRAGFSGRSVELYYPGRKPTTMAEARPTARKATNAAAVPRQPFSRARPGSARYSSPNTRRRQQGSDCTSTSEEEYGSHHGSPKHTRSHASTATQTPRAGSSGRARPRAPGLRDTDDEGEEPDPYGFIVQTAEIAEIARLSQTLVKDVATLAREIHDVAGDGDSPGSPGPARSPSLNNVPSTPASTISAREELVQRIPEASLNFQKVPPGSLGPRDLDQNMNDRCEDALANKTRPRNREEVIFDNLMLNPVSQLSQAIRENTEHLAEKMKILFQNSGRAWEDLEARINAENEVPILKTSNKEISSILKELRRVQKQLEVINAIVDPSGNLDLLTGNRGPVGSAQVGRARPAAPGLCSPSSALPPRSFPQRTSCGTPGLPDPPFRPDFLPDAERFLI; encoded by the exons CACGAGAAGTACACCAGCCAGCTGCAGGTGAGCGTCAAGACCCCCGCGCCCAAGAGAGCTGAGGCTGTGCCAGAACAGGCACCCTACTGCGAGGCCTCGACCCCCAGGCCAGAGCGGGGGGACCGGAGACCAGGGCCAG AAGCGGCCACCTACCGCACCCCGCTGTATGGGCAGCCCTCCTGGTGGGGGGAAGACGATGGGGGCAGCCTACCTGAGGACCGGCACCAGGACGAGCCCTGCCCGG AGCGGCCCAAGGACCTGGCTCAGCAGGACGGTGATCTCACGGGGACGCCGGCCGGCTTCCGGGCCCCTTCGGAGCCTCAGATCTACTCCTTCCGGCGGGAGCCCAGCTACTTCGAGATCCCCACCAAGGAGACGCCGCCCCCACGGCCCCCAGAGGCTCCAGTGCATGAGGCGCCCACCAGGGACGCGGAacccggcgggggcggggcgggccccGTGCAGAGCCATGCCTGCTTCACCATCGAGTTTGACGACTGCAGCCCCGGCAAGCTGAAGATCAAGGACCACGTCACCAAGTTCCTGCGCCAGCGGCGGCCCCCAGGCAAGGAGGCCACGCCTGTGGAGGTGGTCTCGGCCGAGACCAAGGTGGCCGACTGGCTGGTGCAGAATGACCCGAGCCTGCTGCCCCGGGCCGGCCCCGGCGACGACCGGCACAGCACCAAGAGTGACCTGCCGGTGCACGCACGCACCCTGAAGG GTCACAAGCATGAGGACGGCACCCAGAGCGACTCAGAGGACCCCCTGGCCAAGGTGGCCGGGGCCCCCGGGGTCCCCACGGAGGCCAGCGGGGAGCAGGCGCGGCTGCAGAGGCAGATCAAGCGGGACCCCCAGGAGCTGCTGCACAACCAGCAGGCCTTCGTCATCGAGTTCTTCGACGAGGACACACCCCGAAAGAAGCGCTCCCAGTCCTTCACGCACACGCCCCCTGGGGACCCCCGGCTCGACCGGCGCCGCGGCCCTGGGCCGGCCGACAGGGACCGCCCGGctgcccccgccccagcccgAGGGACTGGCAGCAGTTCAGGGCCACAGCGGGCTGGCTCGCTCAAGCGGGAGAAGACGGAGGAGCGGCTGGGCAGCCCCTCGCCAGCCACTCGGGCCGCCGCCCGCCCCTTTGGCAGCGTGGGGCGGCGCTCCCGCCTGGCCCAGGACTTTGCAGCCCAGTGTCTGCGGGACAGCTCCCCGGCAGCCCGGCCGGGCCCCGAGAAAGTGCCCCCCACGCTGCCCGCGCCCCTGACGCCCCGTGGGGCCAGCCCCGCAGCCTCCTCCCCtccgccgcccccgcccgccgACCCCCAGGTGACGAAGGCCCGCAAGCAGGAGGAAGACGACAGCCTCAGCGACGCAGGGACCTACACCATCGAGACGGACGCACAGGACCAGGAGGTGGAGGAGGCCCGCAAGATGATTGACCAG GTCTTTGGGGTCCTCGAGTCCCCTGAACTCTCCAGAGCATCCTCGGCCGCCTTCCGCCCAGTCATCAGAGGGGACAGAGAGGAGCTTGGAGACGGGATGGCCCAGCGAATGGCCCCGCTGCAGGAGTTTGCCTCCCGGCCCGCGGGCGTGACCCCCCAGGTGGAGCTGCAG GGCCTCCTGGTACCAGGCTCCCCCGGGGGTCAGAAGTGGGTGTCCCGCTGGGCCAGCCTGGCCGACAGCTACTCAGATCCAGGCCTGTCAG AGGACGGCCCTGGGCGCAGAGCCGCGGAGCTGGAGGGGATCCCGCCAATGCGGCCACGGCGGCTGCTCCCGCAGCTGCCCAGTGACAGGGCGGACAGCCCCGCCGGCCccgaggtggccaggaggagtgGTCCTGGGCCCCCAGAGGTGGGCAGCGAACAGGCCGGCCTCCTCTTAGGCCAGGAGGACCTGGAGCCTGACAGCCTCAGTGATGCCAGCGGCTCAGACGGTGGGCGGGGCCCCGAGCCGGGCGGGGGCCCCCAGGAGGAAAGACGCAGGAGCCCCCAGGAAGGGCCGGCGTGGATGAGGGGCCGGCGCTCACCGAGGGGCCCTGGGGAGCCAGCCCCCACCTCTTTCTTCATCAGTGACCCAAGCGCAGACGCGGCCCTCCCTAGGAAGGCCCCTGTGGCTCCCGGGCAGGTGGAGGGCCCGGGGCGGGCCCAGCCCAgcgcccctgcccccgcccctgcccatGACAGCAAGTACGTCAGCACCAGCGGGAGGATGGTCATCCAGCTGcagaccacagggaagcccccagagctCGAGGGCCCTGCCCCAGCACCCCCCAAGGAGGCCTTGGCGTTTGTCCGGCAGGAAAGCTTCACCAAGGAGCCGGCCAGCGGCCCCGCGGTGCCCGGCCAGCTGCCCCAGATCCCCAGCCACCCCCTCCTGCAGGACCTGGCCACCACCCGGGCCGCACGCATGGACCTTCACTCTCAGGACACCCATCTGATCTTAAAGGAGACTGAGACGGCGCTGGCCGCCTTGGAGGCCCGACTGCTCTCCACATCCTTTGAGGAGCCGGAGGGGGGGGTGGGCAGCGCCCCTGGGCCGCCAGAGGACTCCCTGTCTGGGGATTCTGACGTGGACACAGCCAGCACCGTCAGCCTGCTCAGTGGCAAGAATGGGCCCAGCCCAACCGGCTCCCAGCCCTCGGGGCTGCAGAGGGAGAAGCCGCCATCCCCGCCAGCGGCACAGGACCTGGGGGGCGTCAGCCTGAGCAGCGCCCGCGAGCGGCTCTCGGAGAAGCAGCGTCGCCCTCTGGGCCCAGTGGACACGGGCCATGGAGAGCCGGCAAGACGCCTGGCCGCACGGCGTGGCCACGGCCCCCGGGGGTCCCCGGACTGGCCCGCCGAGGACCGCGACTCCAGCCTTGCGCACCCGCCCAGTGCTGACACGGTCACTTCTGACCACGAGACCCCTGGGGCCACGGGGGCAGCTCGGCCAGGGACGCGCCGGAAACCCATGGCCCCACCGCCCCCGACCGCCGCTGCCCGGGAGGAGCAAGGCCGAGGCTCGGCTGGCATCCAGAAGTCGCAGCAGGCACTGACCCGCTCCAACAGCCTGTCCACCCCGCGGGCCACACGGGCCTCCCGGCTGAGGCGGGCCCGGCTGGGGGACGCCTCGGACACAGAAGCAGCAGACGGTGAACGGGGGCCCCCGGCCAACCAGGAGCCCGCGGGGCGGCCGGCGGCCGAGCAGGCCAAGAAGCTGTCCCGCCTGGACATCCTGGCCATGCCCCGGAAGCGGGCCGGCTCCTTCACGGGGCCCAGTGACTCAGAGGCGGCCCCCACCCGCGCCGGCTTCTCCGGCCGCAGCGTCGAGCTGTATTACCCTGGACGCAAGCCCACCACGATGGCCGAGGCTCGGCCCACAGCCAGGAAGGCTACCAACGCCGCTGCGGTCCCCCGCCAGCCCTTCAGCAGGGCCCGCCCAGGAAGCGCCCGATACTCATCACCCA ACACGCGTCGCCGGCAACAGGGCTCCGATTGCACATCTACTTCTGAGGAGGAGTATGGCTCCCACCACGGCTCCCCTAAACACACACGCTCCCATGCCTCAACAGCCACGCAGACCCCACGGGCTGGCAGCTCCGGCCGGGCGCGACCGAGGGCCCCTGGCCTCCGGGACACGGATGACGAGGGTGAAGAGCCTGATCCCTACGGTTTCATTGTGCAGACAGCCGAGATTGCGGAGATTGCCAG GCTGAGCCAGACGCTGGTGAAGGATGTGGCCACCCTGGCCCGTGAGATCCACGATGTGGCTGGCGACGGTGACTCCCCAGGCTCTCCGGGGCCCGCCCGCAGCCCCTCCCTCAACAACGTGCCCAGCACTCCTGCCTCCACCATCTCTGCCCGCGAGGAG CTGGTGCAGCGCATCCCCGAGGCCAGCCTCAACTTCCAGAAGGTGCCGCCCGGCTCCCTGGGCCCTCGGGACCTGGACCAGAACATGAACGACCGCTGTGAGGACGCGCTGGCCAACAAGACTCGGCCCCGGAACCGCGAGGAG GTGATCTTCGATAACCTCATGCTGAACCCGGTGTCCCAGCTGTCCCAGGCCATCCGCGAGAACACGGAGCACCTCGCTGAGAAGATGAA GATCCTCTTCCAGAATTCAGGGCGAGCGTGGGAGGACTTGGAGGCCAGGATCAATGCCGAGAACGAGGTGCCCATCCTGAAGACGTCCAATAAG GAGATCAGTTCCATCCTCAAGGAGCTGAGGCGTGTGCAGAAGCAGCTGGAAG tcATCAATGCCATCGTGGATCCCAGCGGGAACCTGGACCTGCTAACCGGAAACCGCGGCCCTGTGGGCTCGGCGCAGGTCGGGAGAGCCCGGCCAGCCGCCCCAGGCCTGTGCTCACCCTCCTCGGCCCTGCCGCCCCGGAGCTTCCCGCAGCGAACGAGCTGCGGGACCCCCGGCCTCCCAGACCCCCCCTTCCGCCCTGACTTCCTCCCGGACGCTGAGAGGTTCCTGATCTAG